A window of Microbacterium sp. Root61 genomic DNA:
TCATCGCGGCCTGCACGAGGCACCAGGCGATCAGGACGACCCAGACGGAGGATGCCGCGCCGATGATGATGAAGCCACCGAGGCCGACGAGCGAGCCGCCGAGGATCCACGGGCGACGCATGCCCCAGCGCGAGGTGGTGCGGTCGGAGAGGCGACCTGCCAACGGGTTGGCGAGGAGGGCGAACAGCGCGCCCACACCCATGATCATGCCGAGGTTGCCGGTCGCCTGCTCCGGCGTGGCCGAGATGTGCTGCACCTTGAAGGCCATCGAGACCATGACGGGCGTCAGGAGGGCGAGGTAGACACCGAAGTTCACGACGGCGAGACCCGGCGTGTAGCCGCGCGGCGTCTTGCGGGGGGTCGTGCCCGGGGCCTTGAAGCCGGTGGTTCCGGCAGCCGCCGCGGTCGCGGCGGGTGACAGCTCTGTCATGGGGGTCCTTTCACAGCGGCGTGCAGCGCCTGCTGGTGCCGGGCGCCATCGGAAGAATACATCAATCCCGACCGATTGGTAACTCAATCCTGACCGCTTGGTAGCCGCCCGCTAAGCTGGAGCCTCGCAGGGAGAAGAACCGGTGACGATGACGACAACCGTGCAACGGGGCGCAGCACGCAGCACTCGCGCCGATCAGACGCGCGCCGGCATCGTCGCCGCAGCGCGAGACGCCTTCGTCACCCACGGATATCGCGCGACTTCGCTCCGCGATGTCGCCGCGGTCGCGGGCATCAGCCATCCCGGCCTTCTGCGTCACTTCGCCACCAAGGACGAGCTGCTGGCCGCCGTGGTGGCCGACATCGAGGAACAGAACGAGAACCTGCTCCTCCAGCGGGTGGAAGCGGATGAGCCGGGCACTCTCGACTACACCGAAGTGGCTCGCCACAACGCCGAGATCCCCGGCTACCTGGCACTCTTCTCGGCACTCAACGGCGAAGCATCCGCCTCGCTCCATCCGGCCCACGACCGCATGCGCGAGCGGTACACGCGTCTGATCGAACTGTCGTCCGCCTCGATCGAAGAGGCCATCATCCACAACGTGGTCGATGTCGACCGCGATCCGCACGGCGAAGCGGTGCGACTCGCCGCCGCCTGGGACGGCCTGCAACTGCTGGAGCAGTACCTGCCCGAACGGGTCAGTGTCATCGATGCGCTCGAACGGCAGCAGGAGTTCTTGAGCCTGCCCGTGGGCTGGCGCGACCCCGGCGAAGCCGCGCCCCGTACCGACCCGGCGCCCGTCCCGGGGTTCCCGGCGCTCGGCGGTCCCGCGGAGCCCGAGGTCGGCTACCGCCCGGGCCGCGAGCGCCGGGCGCGCATCATCGCCGACGCGACGGCGCTGTTCGCGGCGGAGGGCTACGCCGACACGAGTCTGCGCGACATCGCTGCGAAAGTGGGGGTGTCCAAGTCGACGCTGCTGCACCACTACCCGTCGAAGGAGGAGCTGCTCAGCGCCGTGCTGCGCGAGCGCGACCAACGGATCGACCAGCAGCCGTTGCCCGTCGGTCGCGCACGCGCCGCCGAGGAGCTGCGCCAGATCCCGGCCGGCGCCGCCCGGAGTGCCGCCACCACCCCGGGCCTGATCGAGGTGTACGCCGTGCTGTCGTGCGAGGCGCTGCCCGCCGACCACCCCGCGCATGCCTACTTCGAGGACCGCTTCACGCGCGTCATCGACTACTTCGCCGAGCTGCTGCGCCTGGCGCAGGCCGACGGCGATCTCCCCTCGCACCGCGACCCCGAGTTCGAGGCGATCTGGCTCGTCGCCCTGTGGGACGGCCTGCAGTACCAGTGGCTCTACGACCGCGACAGCGTCGACATCGCCGCGCACCTCACGGCCCACCTCGACGACGTCCTGCCTCGGACCGAGGCATCCGAGGACTGATCCGGTTCGGGCACGAGGCCTCGCCCAGCCGCCGCCCGCCGCCCGCAACCGCGAGCGCGAGCGCACGACCTAGCTGACGCCGCAAACCCGTACGCTCGCGCGTCACCGACGGCACGCAGTCGCGCGCCCCAGCCCAGCGTCAGGCGGCGGCGATGACCGCGAGCACGGCGTCGCCGTAGGCCTCGCGCTTCTTGGCGCCGATGCCGGTGACCCCGTCGAGCTCCGCGAGCGAGCCGGGCTTGGCCTGAGCGAGCGCGCGCAGCGTGGCATCGCCGAACACGATGTACGCGGGAACGCCCTGCTCCTTCGCCTGCCCTGCGCGCCACGTGCGGAGCGCTTCGAACAGACCCTGATCTGCGGCATCCAGCGTGTCCGCGGCCGACGACGACCGCCGCGTGCGCGTGGAACCGCCCCCGCCGCCGCGACCGAGCACGTCCCGCCGCAGCGGGACGGGGGCCTCGCCGCGCAGCACGGCGGCGCTGGCGTCGCTGAGACCGAGCGTGCCGTACTCGCCCTGTGCCACAAGGATGCCGCGGGCCAGGAGCTGCCGGATGACGCTGCGCCAGTCCTGCTCGGACAGGTCGGCACCGAGCCCGAAGGTGGACAGCCGGTCGTGACCCTGCTGGGTCATCCGGTCGGTGCGGCTGCCGCGGAGGATGTCGATGAGGTGCCCGGCGCCGAACGACTGGCCGCGCTCACGCTGCAGGCGCACGATCGTGGACAGCAGCTTCTGCGCCGGCACGAGTCCGTCCCAGGTCTCGGGCGGCGTCAGACACGTGTCGCAGTTGCCGCACGGGGCGGATGCCTCGCCGAAGTAGGCGAGCAGGTTCTGGCGGCGGCATCCGACCGTCTCGCACAGGGCGAGCATCGCGTCGAGGTGCTGGCCGAGGCGCATCTTGTACGACCGGTCGCCGGGGCTCTTGTCGATCAGTCGGCGCTGCTGCACGACGTCGCCGAGGCCGTACGCCATCCAGGCCACGGCGGGCTCGCCGTCGCGGCCGGCGCGGCCGGTCTCCTGGTAGTAGCCCTCGACCGACTTGGGCAGATCGACGTGCGCCACGAACCGGACGTCGGGCTTGTCGATGCCCATGCCGAACGCGATCGTGGCGACCATGACGACGCCGTCCTCGCGCAGGAACCGCGACTGGTTGCGGGCCCGGATGGAGGCGTCGAGTCCTGCGTGGTACGGCAGCGCGTCGATGCCCTGCGTCCGCAGATACTCGGCGGTCTGCTCCACGGTCTTGCGGCTGAGCGCGTAGACGATGCCCGCGGATCCGGCCTCCTGCGAGCGGATGAAGGACACGAGCTGGCGTCGCGGATCGACCTTCGGCTCGATGCGGTACTGGATGTTCGGGCGGTCGAAGCTCGCCACGAAGTGCGCGGCCGAGTCGAGGCGCAGGCGTTCCGCGATCTCACGGTGCGTCTCATGCGTCGCCGTCGCCGTGAGGGCCATGCGCGGGACGCCGGGGAACAGATCGGCGAGCCCGCCGAGGGTGAGGTAGTCGGGCCGGAAGTCGTGGCCCCACTGCGAGACGCAGTGCGCCTCGTCGATGGCGATGACGCTGAGTGAGCCGCGCTGCAGCAGCGACGCGGTCGCGGCGGAGGAGAGCCGCTCGGGGGCGACGTAGATGAGGTCGAGCTGGCCGGTCAGGTAGGCCTGCTCGACGCGGGCGCGCTCCTGCGCATCCTGCGTCGAGTTGAGGTACGCCGCGCGCACGCCGTTGGCGAGGAGCGCATCGACCTGGTCGTGCATCAGCGCGATCAGCGGGCTGATGACCAGCCCGGTGCCCTCGCGCACGAGCGCGGGCACCTGGAACGTCACACTCTTGCCGCCGCCGGTGGGCATCAGGACGATCGCGTCGCCGCCGCCGATGACATGGTCGACGATCGCGGCCTGGTCGCCGCGGAACGCGTCGTATCCGTAGACCGTGTGCAGCGCCTCGCCGGCGGTCGCGTAGCGGGCGGGCGTGGCGGCGAGCGGTGCCGCGGGCGGAGGGGCGAACGAAGCGGATGCCGCTGCCTCACGGGCCGACGGTGGTGCCCAGGCGTCCTCCGGCGGTGGCGCCCATTCGTCGTCGGGCGGCAGGTACTCGTCAGGGTTCCACGCGACGTCGGCGTAGGGGTCGGCCGGAGTCGCTGTAGTCACCCCTCCAGGGTATCCGCGACCGCCGACGTACCCGGCCGACCGGGAATCACGAAGCCGTCACCGTCGCAGACGGTTCACGATTCAGTCTCCCGTCGAAGGCGCGGTCCGAATCACCGCTGAATCGCGGTCACGCGGCATCGCGGCGGACACGCCAAGACTGAACTGCGAACCGTGCGGCGTCGGAGACGCTGGGGCGGTCGGCGCGAGCGGGGGCGACCCAGCACCGCGGCAGGCTAGAGGGTGAAGCCCTCGGCGTACCGGACCCGCTTCTCGCCGGCACGCACGGGGAAGCCGAGGCGGTTCTGAAGCGGCGGGAGGGGGCAGTTCATCTGGTTGGAGAACCCGCACGGCGGGACGATCGCGCGGTTGAAGTCGATGACGACGGGCTGACCCTCGCCGATGGCCTCCGTGGCGGGCCGCTCGAGGAACAGGAACCGTCCGGCGCCGTAGGTCTCGGAGCCGTTGGTCGGATCGCCGAAGACGAGCTGCAGCAGCGCCCGCTCGCCGTCGGTCGTGTCGAGCGCAGCGAGGCGGTACTCCCGGCCCTCCCACGTGAAGACGAGGTCGCCGGAGACGATGTGCTCGCGCGTGCCGCCGGCATCCTTCAGATGTTCGAAGGGCACGACGCGCTCCTCGTCCACCAGCTCGAAATGCCCCTCGACGACGAGGTCGGGGTCGTAGTCGTACGACTCGATCTCTTCGAACGCGGCCCGGGCCGGGGCATCCGCTCGCCAGATCCGGTAGCCGTGCTGCGGCTCGCCCGTGTCGATGTCAGTGCGGGTCAGCCGGGTCAGGACGGCGTCCTCGGGGTGGCCGCTGCGCGCCTCGCTGTCGTCGACCGGCGGGACTCCGGACCCCGACCACTGCGTCAGCACCAGCGACAGTGAGCCGAGCGGCCCCGTCACGGAGGCACGACGGCTCTCGTTCCAGTCGGTCCACTCCGCGATCGCATCCACAGGTGTTGCAACGTCACTCGTCATGGATGTATTCGATCACCGCGCCGCGCGGCCGCGAAATCGTGTGGCCGCGTGTGTCGTCCCAGCCCGCGGGCAGCCGATTCCTCCACGCGCAACGTCGGAGATCGCCACAACCTCGGTGAAAAGAACCCCGGACCGGTCGAAGAACCGCAGATCTCCGACAATGTGGCGCACGGGCCGCAAGCTCGGTCCGCGACACCCCTCCACCGCAATGTCGGAGATCACCACGACGTCGGCGAAATCGGGCCCGAAGGGGCCGACGAACGGAGGCTCTTCGACGTTGTGGCGCACGGCGGGCCAGACAAGCCCGTCCGACTACAGCCGCAGCACTTCGGTGACGCGCACCACCGCGGTGCCTTCCTCTTCGGATGCCGCGAGGTCGACCTCCGCCCGGATGCGCCAGTCGTGGTTGTGGTCGGGGTCGTCGAGGGTCTGCTCGACGCGCCAGATGCCGGGCTCCGACTCGTCGATGCTCACCAGCGCGGGGGAACGCGCGGGGCCACCGGTGAGCAGCTCGTCGTGCTCGTCGTAGTACGTGTCCAGGATGGCCGGCCAGTCGACGTCGGGATCCAGCTCGGCCAGTTCGTCGTCGCGCTGCCGCGCCGCGAGCTGCACGCGACGGAACAGCTCGTTGCGCACGAGCACCACGAACGCGCGGCGGTTGGTCAGCACCGACGGCGGTGCGGGCGGCACGACGGGCGCGGTCGGGTCGTCGACCGGGTTGATCAGGCTCTCCCACTCGTCGACCAGGCTCGAGTCGACCTGTCGCACCAGCTCACCGAGCCACGCGATCAGGTCGAGCAGGTCCTCGGTCTGCGCCTCTGCCGGAACCGTCTGACGGATCGCCCGATACGCGTCGCTGAGGTAGCGCAGCACCAGGCCCTCGCTGCGGGCGAGCTGGTACATCGAGGTGAACTCGGCGAACGACAGCGCCCGCTCGAACATGTCGCGCACCACCGACTTCGGCGACAGCGCGAAGTCGCGCACCCACGGCTGGCTCGAGGCGAACACCTCGAACGACTGCTCGAGCAGCTCGGCGAGAGGCTTCGGGTAGGTGACATCCTCGAGCAGCTCCATGCGCTGGTCGTACTCGATGCCGTCGCGCTTCATCGCGGCGACCGCCTCGCCGCGCGCCATGAACTGCTGCTGCGACAGCACCGGCCGCGGGTCGTCCAGCGTCGCCTCGATGATGCTGACGACGTCGAGCGCGTAGTGCCCGGTGCCGATGCTCGGCTGCGATCCGGCGGGAGGGGCGGATGCCACGGACCGCGACTCCTCCGGATCCAGCAGCTCGATCGCGGCGAGCGCGAAGGGCGACAGCGGCTGGTTGAGGGCGAAGTTCGGCTGCAGATCGACGGTGAGACGGATGCCGCCATCCGGGCCGACCTCGACGACGTCGGCCGCGACGAGCGTGCGGAAGATCGCGAGCGCGCGGCGCGCCAGCTCGTACTTGCGGGGCCGGGGCTCGTGGTTGTCGAAGACGAGCGACCGGATGTTCGCGAAGACGTCGCCACCCCGGGCGATGACGTTGATCATCATCGCGGCGGTGAGCTGCAGGTGCGGCGTGAGCGGCTCGGGCTCGGCCGCGACGAGGCGTTCGAACGACGCCTCGCCCCAGTTGACGAAGCCGGCCGGAGCCTTCTTGCGCACGACCTTGCGCAGCTTCTTCGGGTCGTCCCCGGCCTTGGCCACCGCGGCGGTGTTCTCGATCTCGTGCTCGGGCGCCATCACGACCACGGTGCCGGCGGTGTCGTACCCCGCTCGTCCCGCACGCCCCGCGATCTGGTGGAACTCGCGGGCGCTGAGCTGCCGCATCCGCTGTCCGTCGTATTTCGAGAGCGCCGTGATCAGCACGGTGCGGATCGGGACGTTGATGCCTACGCCGAGCGTGTCGGTGCCGCAGATGACCCGGAGCAACCCCCGCTGTGCGAGCGTCTCGACCAATCGTCGGTAGCGCGGCAGCATGCCCGCGTGGTGCACGCCGATACCGGCGCGCACGTACCGGGAGAGGGTGCGACCGAACGTGGTGGTGAAGCGGAAGCCGCCGATCGCCTCGGCGATCTCGTCCCGCTGCGCGCGGGTGACGACCTTGACGGACGAGAGCGCCTGCGCGCGCTCCATGGCCGCGGCCTGCGAGAAGTGCACGACGTAGACGGGCGCCTGCCCGGTCTCCAGCAGCTCCTCGACGGTCTCGTGGATCTGGGTGCGGGCGTAGGAGAAGTGCAGCGGCACGGGACGCTCGACTCCTGTGATGCGGGCGGTCGGCCGCCCGGTGCGCCGCACGAGGTCGTCGGCGATCTCGGTGACGTCGCCGAGCGTCGCCGACATCAGCACGAACTGCGCGCGGGGCAGGAGCAGCAGGGGCACCTGCCAGGCCCACCCCCGGTCGGGGTCGCCGTAGTAGTGGAACTCGTCCATCACGACCTGGTCGGCGTCGGTGTCGGCGCCGTGGCGCAGGGCCTGGTTCGCGAGGATCTCGGCGGTGCAGCAGATGATCGAGGCATCCGGGTTCACCGACGAGTCGCCGGTGACCATCCCCACGTTCGCCGCTCCGAAGATCTCGACCAGCGCGAAGAACTTCTCGCTCACGAGCGCCTTGATCGGTGCCGTGTAATAGGTCTTCCCGCCGCGGGCGAGGCACGCCAGGTGCGCGGCGACGGCGACCAGCGACTTGCCGGTGCCGGTCGGGGTGGAAAGGATGACGTTCGCACCCGAGACCAGCTCGATGATCGCCTCGTCCTGCGCGGGATACAGCGTCAGGCCGCGCCCGGAGGCCCACTGGACGAACCCCTCGTAGACCGCATCGGGGTCGGACCCGCGCGGCACGAGGTCGAGGAGAGCGTCGGGCATCTCCCGAGTCTGCCTCATCCACCTGGGCTGCACCCCCGCCAGCCCGGTTGCGCTCCGCTCGCCTAGGCCGCGCCCGCACCCCCGACCGTGGCGGAACACCCCGGCCGCGCCGTACGTTGGAGTTCACGACGAGAGGAAGACCGTGACCGATATCAGCGACGTGCTCACCGTGACCCGCAATGACGAGGCCGGACGCTACGAGATCCACGTGGGCGAGGTGCTCGGCGGATTCACCGAGTTCGTGCCCGACGCGCGCGGCCGACTCGTCTTCCCGCACACCGAGGTCGATCCTGCGTTCAAAGGCAAGGGGCTGGCCTCCGTCCTGGTCTCGCAGGCGATGACGGATGTCGCATCTCGCGGCGAGACCGTCGTTCCGCAGTGCCCGTTCGTGGTCCGCTACCTGCGTGAGAACGACGTTCCGGGCCTCACCATCGACTGGCCGTCGGGAGGCGGCGGGGTATGAGCCGCTTCGACGTGGACGCCGAGGCCATCGCCGAGGCGACCGCGCCCTGCGACGGCCCACGGGCGCTGCTGCTGGAATCGCGTGCGGTGCCGCTGGGCGGCGTACGCGGCATGGAGGTGCATCGCGCGCTGCCGCAGCGCGACCTGCCGATGGTCGGGGCGTGGTGCTTCCTGGACCGCTTCGGCCCGCAGGTCACCCGCATGCGCGTCGAACCGCACCCGCACATCGGGTTGCAGACCGTGACCTGGCCGTTCGTCGGCGAGGTTCGGCACCGCGACACGGTCGGCAGCGACGTGGTGGTGCGACGGGGCGCTCTCAACCTGATGACCAGCGGAGCCGGGATCGCGCACTCCGAGTACTCGGTCGGGGAAGAGGCCGCCGCCCTGGACGCGCTCCAGCTCTGGGTCGCCCTCCCCGAATCCCGCCGCCACGGCGCGCCCGCGTTCGAGCGGCACGAGTCGCTGCCGACCCTCGCGCTCGACCCGGTGCGCGGCGAACCCGGCACCGCGACGGTCGTGATGGGCGAGCTCGGCGACGTGCACTCGCCCGCGACGGCGTACACGCCGATCGTCGGGGCTGAGGTGCACGTGCCCGCCGGCTCGCGCGTGCGCATCCCGCTGCGCGCGGACTGGGAGTATGCGCTCGCAGGGGTGGACGGCGTGGTCGTCATCGAGACGGTCGCATCCGTCGATGCGGCGCACCTGCTCTACCTCGGCACCGGACGCACCACGATCGAGCTCGAGAGCAGCGACGGCGCCACGGTGTTCCTGCTCGGCGGCGAGCCGTTCGAGGACGAGATCGTGATGTGGTGGAACTTCGTCGCACGCTCGCACGAGGAGATCGTCGAGGCGCGCGACGCCTGGGAGGCCGGCTCAGCCCGATTCGGGCGCGTGGTCGGCCACGGCGACGAGCGTATCCCCGCCCCGCCCCTGCCGCACGTACGCCTGACGCGTCGCCGCCGCCGCGTCTGAATCGCGCAGGACGAAGGGGCCCGGGCTAGGCCCGAGCCCCTCCGTGTCACATCACTTCAGGACGAGGAACCCGGAGAGTCCGGTGGACCCCTCCACCGTCGCGCTACCCGCGTACTGGGCGATCACGACATGGATCCCACGGTTCTGCTTGGGCAGGTTGAAGGTGACCGCGCCACCCGCGAGGGTGCCGGTGTACTTCTTCGAGTCGACCCAGACTGTGACCGCACCCTCGGCCGGCGCCCCACCCGACGGTGTAACTGCGACCGTCACGGCGTAGCTGTCCGACGTCTTGCCGACGTAGCGGTTCATCGTCACCTTGGTGTTCGAGCTGAAGGCGACGAACACCTCGTTGCTCACCGCCGAGCCGGTGTTGATGTTTCCCGCCTGCGTGGCGGTGACCCGGGCTGACAGCGTCGCTCCGATGTCGGCCTTGGTGACCTTGTACCGGTTGGTGGTGGCACCGTCGATCGGAGCCCCGTTGCGAAGCCACTGGTAGGTGAGGGCCACATCCTTCGGCTCCCACTTTCCGTCCGACACCTTGAGGGTCGATCCGACCTTCGGGGTTCCGGTCAGCTTCGGCGCCGTGGTGGCCACCGGTGCCGCAGCACCCGCGTCGACCTGGAGAACCGTCCGCACCGCCGAGTCGCCGTACTGCACGACGCCGAGGTAGCTGGTGTCGGGCTGCAGACCGGTCCACGACAGCGAGTACGTCGCCTGCTGGCCGAACGTCACCGGCAGCGGGTTCGGCGTCGCCGTGAGCGAGCCGGCACCACCCGGGGCGACGATCGCCGAGGTCAGGTCCCACGTCATGGGCTGGGTCGTGAGGTACATGTTCGTGACGACCATGTACCAGCCCGGCGTCGGGTCATCCAGCGACACCTCTTCATCGGCCGAACCGGTGGCCGATGTCCAGCGCTGGTAGTAGCGCGTGTCGGTCGGGCTCACGATGCGGTAGACGAACAGGTCGAGGTCGGCGCCGGTGTCATCCGACGAGTCCAGCGACCAGCGGGCGAGCGAGCTGTCCGCGGGCACCTCCTGGATCCACGACACGTCGCCGTTCGCGTTGCCCGAGTCCTGGTCACCGGAGTGGCCGGGCACCGCGTGGGCGGGATCGGTCAGCAGATCGATGGGCGCGAGGCCCGTCAGGCCGAGGGCGAGCTGACCGTCCACACCGGAGTCGATGGTCACGTCGGTGCTGCCGGTGATGCCCTCGCCGAGGACGTTCTTCGGGGCATCCGCCGTCACGGGCTGCACGGCCAGCGGGGAACGCACGACCTTGCCGTTGTCACCGGTCCAGGTGAGGAAGCCGGTGGCCCACTCCTCGACCGGAGCCGACGAGTTCTGGAACGTGACCGTGAACGACTTCTGCTCGCCTGCGGCACCGAAGCTCAGCGTCGCCGGCGAGACCGTGGTGGTGACACCGGGGATCGACGCGGATGCCTGGTAGGTGCCCGGACCGGTCGCCGTGACCGTGCGCGTGACCGTCTGCGCCTTGGACAGCGTGCCGATCGCGATCGAGGCGAGGTTGAGGTCGCTCGCATCGATGGCCGGCACGCCGAGGTCGGCGAGCCCGACACCCTTCAGGTACGCGGCCCAGTCGGTGGGACCGTTGTTGTACACGAGCCCGGCGTCGAGGTACTTCTTGGGGTCGACGTGACCGGCACCCTGCGAGAACGGGTCGGTGAAGGCCGAGCCATCCGAGTTGACCGTGTCGTACGCGGTCGTCATCAGGGCCGACTTGACCTCACCGGGTGTCGCATTCGGGTTCTCACCGAGGTACAGCGCACCGAGGCCGGCGACGTGCGGGGACGCCATCGAGGTGCCGGAGAGGAACCCGAACGTGGGTGCCGTGCCGGCGGGGTTGTTGGTCGCGGCGAGGATCGCCACACCCGGTGCGGCGACGTCCGGCTTGAGGATGTCGCTGCCGTCGGCCAGCATCGGTCCGCGGCTCGAGAAGCCCGCGATCTGCGGCGTGGGCGTCGTGACGCCGGTGGTGTTCTCGCCGACCAGGGTAGCCGTGGCGTCCGCGGTGTTGCGCACGTAGTCCAGCAGCGCCGCGCGGTACTGCGCGTCGATGTGGACCGTCGGGACCACGTGGAAGTCGTTGTCGAGCGAACCCGGCGTGACGTTCACGAGGATCATCGCGGTGCCGCCGGCGTTCTTCACCGTGTCCGACTTCTCGACGCGGGCGTTGGTGCCGCGATCGCAGACGACGATCTTGCCCGTGGCCTTGGCTGTATCCAGCGTGTCGGGGAAGCACAGTGCGGCGTTCGCCGCCGACGCACCCGCCGCAGCGATGTCACCCGAGTAGACGACGGGGCCCGTGACCGTGCCGCCGAAGGGCACCGTCACCGATGCGCCGGCGGCCTTGAGGCCGGACGGCAGCTCGACGGTTCCCTCGTAGGTCGGGATCGTGGATGCCGCGACCGTGGTGTACCAGGGCGACGCGTGGTCGGCCGTGGAGGCACCGGGGCCGTCGTTGCCGGCGCTGACCGCGACGAACACACCCGCGACAGCCGCGTTGAAGAACGCGATGTCGTCGGCCGCGAGAGTCGTGGTGGCTGCGCCGCCGCCGATCGAGTAATTGATGACGTCGACGCCGTCCGACACGGCCGCGTTGATGGCCGCGATCAGGTCGCTGCCGGCGCAGATGTCGTCGGTGTTGTCGAGGGGGTCGGGGCCGTCGTAGCAGGCCTTGTACGCCGCGACCTTGGCGGCCGGGGCCACACCCGAGATCGCGCCGAAGTCGACACCGCCCACCGAGGCCGTGACGGCGTTGTTGCCGGCCGCCGTGCTCGCGGTGTGCGAACCGTGGCCTGCGCCATCACGCGGCGAGAGGATGTCGTACTGGAAGTCGAACCCTGCCGCTGCGGCACCGGTGGAGAAGAACTGGGCGCCGATGAGCTTGGTCGAGTACGCGTCGTTGCTCCACTGGGCCCCGCTCACACGGTCACTGCGGAACTGCGTCCCGTCGGCCTTGTCGAATACCACGGTGTTGCCGTCGAGATAAGGCGCCGCGCCCGCGGTCGTGCCAAGCGCG
This region includes:
- a CDS encoding DEAD/DEAH box helicase, encoding MPDALLDLVPRGSDPDAVYEGFVQWASGRGLTLYPAQDEAIIELVSGANVILSTPTGTGKSLVAVAAHLACLARGGKTYYTAPIKALVSEKFFALVEIFGAANVGMVTGDSSVNPDASIICCTAEILANQALRHGADTDADQVVMDEFHYYGDPDRGWAWQVPLLLLPRAQFVLMSATLGDVTEIADDLVRRTGRPTARITGVERPVPLHFSYARTQIHETVEELLETGQAPVYVVHFSQAAAMERAQALSSVKVVTRAQRDEIAEAIGGFRFTTTFGRTLSRYVRAGIGVHHAGMLPRYRRLVETLAQRGLLRVICGTDTLGVGINVPIRTVLITALSKYDGQRMRQLSAREFHQIAGRAGRAGYDTAGTVVVMAPEHEIENTAAVAKAGDDPKKLRKVVRKKAPAGFVNWGEASFERLVAAEPEPLTPHLQLTAAMMINVIARGGDVFANIRSLVFDNHEPRPRKYELARRALAIFRTLVAADVVEVGPDGGIRLTVDLQPNFALNQPLSPFALAAIELLDPEESRSVASAPPAGSQPSIGTGHYALDVVSIIEATLDDPRPVLSQQQFMARGEAVAAMKRDGIEYDQRMELLEDVTYPKPLAELLEQSFEVFASSQPWVRDFALSPKSVVRDMFERALSFAEFTSMYQLARSEGLVLRYLSDAYRAIRQTVPAEAQTEDLLDLIAWLGELVRQVDSSLVDEWESLINPVDDPTAPVVPPAPPSVLTNRRAFVVLVRNELFRRVQLAARQRDDELAELDPDVDWPAILDTYYDEHDELLTGGPARSPALVSIDESEPGIWRVEQTLDDPDHNHDWRIRAEVDLAASEEEGTAVVRVTEVLRL
- the recQ gene encoding DNA helicase RecQ, which translates into the protein MTTATPADPYADVAWNPDEYLPPDDEWAPPPEDAWAPPSAREAAASASFAPPPAAPLAATPARYATAGEALHTVYGYDAFRGDQAAIVDHVIGGGDAIVLMPTGGGKSVTFQVPALVREGTGLVISPLIALMHDQVDALLANGVRAAYLNSTQDAQERARVEQAYLTGQLDLIYVAPERLSSAATASLLQRGSLSVIAIDEAHCVSQWGHDFRPDYLTLGGLADLFPGVPRMALTATATHETHREIAERLRLDSAAHFVASFDRPNIQYRIEPKVDPRRQLVSFIRSQEAGSAGIVYALSRKTVEQTAEYLRTQGIDALPYHAGLDASIRARNQSRFLREDGVVMVATIAFGMGIDKPDVRFVAHVDLPKSVEGYYQETGRAGRDGEPAVAWMAYGLGDVVQQRRLIDKSPGDRSYKMRLGQHLDAMLALCETVGCRRQNLLAYFGEASAPCGNCDTCLTPPETWDGLVPAQKLLSTIVRLQRERGQSFGAGHLIDILRGSRTDRMTQQGHDRLSTFGLGADLSEQDWRSVIRQLLARGILVAQGEYGTLGLSDASAAVLRGEAPVPLRRDVLGRGGGGGSTRTRRSSSAADTLDAADQGLFEALRTWRAGQAKEQGVPAYIVFGDATLRALAQAKPGSLAELDGVTGIGAKKREAYGDAVLAVIAAA
- a CDS encoding TetR/AcrR family transcriptional regulator, whose translation is MTTTVQRGAARSTRADQTRAGIVAAARDAFVTHGYRATSLRDVAAVAGISHPGLLRHFATKDELLAAVVADIEEQNENLLLQRVEADEPGTLDYTEVARHNAEIPGYLALFSALNGEASASLHPAHDRMRERYTRLIELSSASIEEAIIHNVVDVDRDPHGEAVRLAAAWDGLQLLEQYLPERVSVIDALERQQEFLSLPVGWRDPGEAAPRTDPAPVPGFPALGGPAEPEVGYRPGRERRARIIADATALFAAEGYADTSLRDIAAKVGVSKSTLLHHYPSKEELLSAVLRERDQRIDQQPLPVGRARAAEELRQIPAGAARSAATTPGLIEVYAVLSCEALPADHPAHAYFEDRFTRVIDYFAELLRLAQADGDLPSHRDPEFEAIWLVALWDGLQYQWLYDRDSVDIAAHLTAHLDDVLPRTEASED
- a CDS encoding pirin family protein, giving the protein MSRFDVDAEAIAEATAPCDGPRALLLESRAVPLGGVRGMEVHRALPQRDLPMVGAWCFLDRFGPQVTRMRVEPHPHIGLQTVTWPFVGEVRHRDTVGSDVVVRRGALNLMTSGAGIAHSEYSVGEEAAALDALQLWVALPESRRHGAPAFERHESLPTLALDPVRGEPGTATVVMGELGDVHSPATAYTPIVGAEVHVPAGSRVRIPLRADWEYALAGVDGVVVIETVASVDAAHLLYLGTGRTTIELESSDGATVFLLGGEPFEDEIVMWWNFVARSHEEIVEARDAWEAGSARFGRVVGHGDERIPAPPLPHVRLTRRRRRV
- a CDS encoding GNAT family N-acetyltransferase, with product MTDISDVLTVTRNDEAGRYEIHVGEVLGGFTEFVPDARGRLVFPHTEVDPAFKGKGLASVLVSQAMTDVASRGETVVPQCPFVVRYLRENDVPGLTIDWPSGGGGV
- a CDS encoding DUF1684 domain-containing protein — protein: MTSDVATPVDAIAEWTDWNESRRASVTGPLGSLSLVLTQWSGSGVPPVDDSEARSGHPEDAVLTRLTRTDIDTGEPQHGYRIWRADAPARAAFEEIESYDYDPDLVVEGHFELVDEERVVPFEHLKDAGGTREHIVSGDLVFTWEGREYRLAALDTTDGERALLQLVFGDPTNGSETYGAGRFLFLERPATEAIGEGQPVVIDFNRAIVPPCGFSNQMNCPLPPLQNRLGFPVRAGEKRVRYAEGFTL